Part of the Capricornis sumatraensis isolate serow.1 chromosome 9, serow.2, whole genome shotgun sequence genome, TGATCTTCCTTTATAAAGTTGCCCAGCACATCTGTTTAGTCTTAAAATTATTCCCTTCAGGTTTCTTCTTAGTTACAAAAAGAAATGGGGGATGGGGGGTCACTTAATGTGGAAACCTGCTGCATACCACCTTAACCAACGATTAAAATTAACATCAGTAATCAGACACACTGTCATCATATGCCTCCTGAAGTGATTCACTGAGGACAAGCATCAGTTACAAAATACATCATCCAAAAACAAACTTTGTGAATCTAACCATGAGAAAACAACAGACAAACTAAAACTGAGATGTAATCTGTAAAACATTTGACCTGGGACTTTTCAAACCTGGAAAGATGAAGAAAGGCCGAGGGACTGGTCCAGAttaaagaagatgaaagaaacatAGTCTGAGGGCATAATTCTGGATGGGAAATTTTAAAGTGGCTGCTGTAAAGGATATTATTGGACTAGTTGGTAAAATTCTGCATATGAATTATATGttagataataaatattaaatcctGGTTTTGATCCTGTTAGGGAAAGTCCCAAGTTCCTATGACACTCTGAAATATATAGGAAAAAAGGGTCTGACACCTGCAATTTCCTCTCAAGTAGTTTCCTCTCAATAttgatgaaacacacacacacccctacagagaggagaaaggaagcGAATGTGAGAGAACTTTAACAATTAGTAAAGAGTATAGGGAAGCTCATCATTTTTACACTAATTTTTAGAACATTTGAGTTTGAAATTTTTTCAAAGCTAgaagttgaaaataaatattcccATTCACTTTTCACCTAATATGTTAGTAACCATTGATTGTCATTAGCTAAGTGCATTAAAATGGTGACTTTCTGATTCTAGCATTTTCTTCATAATAAATGAAACTTAGAATAAAGTTTGTATGATTATTCTGGAAAGAACTTTCCTGTATCACAACTATttagtaataataaaatgttgTTCATAAAGGAGGGGACAGGATGATAcaggcttgatttttttttttttttacaagttttcAGAATAACAAAATTATATCCTGGCCACCTCCGGCAGTGACCATTGACCGTTTTTTAGTAACATTATGGACTCATGgctttgttttatatttggtGTATTTCAACTGATTGTAATCATTAATCTTTATTAAATTGTTCCATCATAAGCCAGTGGGAACCTTTTTACGTTTTCTCCTGTGTGGTAGATTCCTTCCTTTCTGGTATAAACTGTTCCTGGCTTATGCTGAACATTTCTTGTTTCACACTGAAACAAGAGGAGTCCTGGTTTCTTACACAGAAGAATTTTAATACTAGAGGACTCATTGCTCCTGAGTTGTTAGTCTCTAGGCAATTTTGGTGGCTCAATCtaaggaaaagtttaaaaaaaataagaacatacTGTATTCCCAATTCCTAGTTGTTCTTGGGTAGGGAGATAAATTCTTTACTGTATTATGTGTATCTATATGTGCATTTGGGTGCGTGTGGTTACTCTGAAGCTAGTATGAGGAAGCTTACAAGGCCTCTAAGTGTTGAATATCTGTCAGGCCCAGAATCTCATGGCTTCTTTCTTCGTTTCTAGGTCTTTCTAGGTCTTCATGCTCAGAACCCTGCCAAGCCAGGAGGGAGACACACAAAAGAAAGAACGGCTGCAGGATTTCTGACAACCTGGTCACAGGTATGTGGGAAGTTACTCTTTCCAAAAAAACATCACTATTCCCAAAGGGTACATCTCTTGTCATGACCCAGAGCTTCACAGCCCAACCAGGCTAGCCTCAGGGTCCCTCAGTTCTTTGGGCTTCTTAGAATGGGAGAGAGAGAATATTTAAGGAAGGGCTTCAACATTTGTTTTGTGTTTCAGATAATCTCCCAGGGTGAGTGTTAGTTCCATATTCCGCTGGGTGccatgaaggaaaataaagactttttttcacTGGGAAAAACATTCATTTTCCAAGTACTTTTCTCATTCTGTAGTATGCTTAATCTGTACTAGATCTTGAATAAGATTAGAAGACTCCTTGCAACCTAGTTGTGGCAATATCAGCTAAGCTGTGTTAGAAAAGCTTCTAAAAACCATGAGCCTGAAAGAGATGGTCCAGTGAGTGAAAATAGAAGTGGAAAGTTCCAAGAACTTGGGTGAAATGATGAGAGGCCTCTGAAGAATGTCTGAGCTTACTACACATTGGGTCTTCTCCCCAAGTCCTATCAGCCTCACCCATCATCTTTCTGGTTCAGAGTTAGAGAGAGTTCTTGGCTAAACCTGAATGTATACATTTTAGGACTTGGTGACCTTCAAGGAAGTGTCAGTGGACTTCTCACAGGAGGAGTGGGCCCTGCTGGCCCCGGCTCAGAAAATCGTGTACAGAGACGTGATGTTGGAGAACTTTAGGAACCTGGCCTTAGTGGGTAAAGTTGGCCTCATTCCTTCATATTCATTTGTTCATGCATGTACTAGTTCTTCATCACTTGTCTCTCCCAGGAACTGAAAAGAACAGCTAAACATGGTAAACACAGAATGGATGGTTCCTGCCCTTGTGGGGTAGTCTTATCACTTCCCAAGAAAATTCACTGATTGTATTTCCTCAGTCCTTAAAAAATTTAGGTAATTTACAGATCTTGGGCTTAGAATTCAAGGGTCAGATCATGTGGGAAAAGGTGTGTGGGTATTTATCTTATGGTGCTTTGTGAAAGGGCTGTATAATCTGATTCTTTTGCCGCTCTTGCCTATCTTCAGAATCCTTGaaaaccaaagtattggaatcaGTTTTGTGGAAAGATTCCTTGTCTCCTTCACAGTCTCCCCACATCATGTGTCTTTCCCCATGAGCAGGGTATCATCTCTGCAAACACAGTCCAATCACTGAGGTGGCACAGGAAGAGCTGAGGCCAGAGGAGAGAGGAATTCTCCAAAATGCTTGTACAGGTGAGTCCCAGCCAGGAAGGGGTCATTGTATGGAATAGCCACAGCCTGTAAGGGGTGGTACAGTTGTCAGTCATTGTGTGATAAGAAGGCTGAGACCATTACATGAGCTTTCTGTCTCAAGCCTCCAGAATTCTATGTAAAATATCTCTCATTTCCGTTGCTTGTTCCTATCATTGGCATCTTTTCCCAGAGCCAAGTTCCTAAATTAATTTCTCTGATCACTGGTTTCATCTTCTCTCTCACATTTTCCTCCTATATTTAGTGTTATTAATTGAAAACAAATCCATAGCATGCCtgcctccttttttctttcaccCCTACTTTTTCTCccaataattataaaaaaaaatttccccattCATTTTCAGATGGGGTTACTCAACTTGAATCAAAAGATGTAATTCTCATGCAGAATGTTCCTGGAGAAAAAACTGCCAATGGCATAAAAATGGTGATATTCACTAGAAATGATTCCTGTTTTTTAAGACTGGGAGATCTCTGTGAATTTCAAGGAATTAAAACAGCAGCAGCACCCAAGCAAGAGGAGACACTTGAGGCAAGTAGAATTCACTCATCAGAAAGCTGCATCAGGAAATCCTTTGTTAATCCCATAAAATTGGAGAAATCTCCAAACCTACCTCAACACTTGCAGCCTTGCAGAAAATATCAAAAAGTAAACAtttacttggacttccctggtagtgcagtggtagagaatctgcctgccaatgcaagagacacaggttcaatccctgagttggaaagatccctggaaaaggaaatgactactcacgccagtattcttacctaggaaatcccatggacagaggaacctggtgggctataacccatgaggtcacaaaggaaacacaacatagcaactaaacaacaacaacgtttACTTAAATGTCATTCCACTGTTAAGTATTTAATCATTCATTCTTCACCCATGATTAGAAAAACTCTATAATTAGGATGCTCTTTGATGGAATGAATTCCATGGGGCCTTGGGAAGAGTATTCAGCTATTTCAACTTGAAAGAATAGGgcaaaaaatatacacacacctTGAAAATTGCAAAAATGTTAGTCATAATAATATACTTCCTATATATGGCAGGATCCACATGGAAATGTGTTCCTGTGTAATAAAAGTGAGAAAGCCTTCatgcgtgttaagtcacttcaggcgtgtctgactctgtgcgaccctgtggactgtagcctgccaggctcctctgtctgtgggattctccaggcaggaatactggagtgggttgccatgcccttctccaggggatcttcccaacccagggatcaaacccaggtctcctgcattgcagacagattctttactgtttgagctgccagggaagccccaagaaagcCTTTAGTCATcatttactccttttcctgtaGGCACCAACCCACCCTGGTGAGAACCCATTGGAATGTAatcactgtagaaaattcttcagaaaGAATTATCACCTTATTCGTACAAGATATTGCAAGGGCGAGAAATGctacaaatataaagaatatgGGAAAGACTTCGGCTATCCCTCAACTCTTAGGAGTCATTTGAGTACTCACATTGGAGAGAAAATTGTTGAATTCAGTGATTGTGGAAAAACTTTTAATCAAGAGTCATCTCTTAGGAAACACTGCAGAACTCTCACAAGAGAAAAGTCTGAGTGTAATCAACATCTTATGTCCTTCAAATTACACTTTTCCTTCTCAGTACATGAACAAATACCTGCTTTGAAGAGAAACTCCATGAATGCAGTGACTGTGGAAAAAGATCTTCCCATAGTGTCCACAAAAAAAATGTGTACTGTGAAAGAAAGCTCAAAATGTAATGGACATGGGAAAGTTTTCCCTGGCCCCTTGTCCCTTCAGATATGTATGAGacctcacactggagagaaagctTATGAATGTAGggactgtgggaaagcctttgtTTTTCAATCTTCCCTTAAGAAACACGTAAGAtcacacactggagagaaaccttatgagTGTAATCACTGCAGAAAATCCTTCAGCCAGAGCTCTCATCTTAACGTTCACAAaagaattcacactggagagaaaccttttgACTGTAAGGAATGTGGCAAGGCTTTCACTGTTCTTTCATCCCTTCAGAAACATATGAGAAcccatactggagagaaaccctatgaatgcagtgactgtgggaaagcctttattGATCAGTCATCCCTTAAGAAACATACCCGatctcacactggagagaaaccttatgagTGTAatcactgtggaaaatccttcagcACAAGCTCATATCTCACTGTGCACAAGAGagctcacactggagagaaaaccTATGCATGTAAagaatgtgggaaggcctttagGAATTCCTGTTGCCTAAGAGTGCATATGAGAACTCACAGGGgagaagccttataaatgtaTCCAGTGTGGAAAAGCATTCAGCACTAGCACTAACCTTATCATGCACAAGCGAATACACACTGGACAGAAGCTCTGTGAATGAAATGACTACAAGCTAGCCTTAAGGGCCCCTTCCCACCTCCATCATTTTCGAATACACTCTGTAGAGAAACCATATTACGACCAATTTAGAAAGCCATCAGGTACAACTCTTGAGTTACATTATAGTGGGGCAAACGTTGTAAATGTTATGGTTCTGTGATTATATTTATCAGTATTTAAAGTGTGATGACTCAAGAGCTGATGAGTATTAAAGATTATATAGCACTCTAAATTCCCCTTTATCTACATCACAaaggttttgttggttttttttttttagtatttatttatgtatttatttggctacaagTCTTAAttgcggcatgtaggatcctcagtcttcactgtggcatacAAGATCTTTAGTCACAACATacaggatatagttccctgaccaggaattgaacctaggtagGCCCTCTGCATcgcaagtgtggagtcttagccacaggaccacaagggaagtccctcactaAAGTTTAGGTAtataatgtttttattataaGTAAGTACTAAGTACTGTGCACTTCTCATCAAGATATCTTGGACTGAACTATAGCTTatttagaaatacatattttaatgtgCAGACTGGGCATATATTAGTTATCTTTCAGTTATAGATTTCTAATTGAATTGCATTGTCCACAGAATGCCTGATCTTCATGACATAGATTCAGTAACATACAAACAAAATTATTAGAGACTTGCTATGTGGCCTAATGTGTGAGATCCAAGAAGTTCCTGTCCCAATATCCATTTCTACCTTGCTTCAAGAAACAGAACTACAGCTGTGTTCAAATTAGCAGTGTAGATAATTTCTGAGGACTCATCTCCCAGCTTTCCTTGCTGCTGTGAGTGCCCATGAGCTCACAGTCTTGGTCTGTGAGAAAGAAGCAAGAGGTCACTGCTTGTGGATTCTAaagaattccatagaaatggGAGCATGGCATCTGGCATTTTCACTTTACCATCTGCCCTAAggtttatctcttttttcttagAGAATAGACCAATAAGATGACATTCATAGACTACTGATTATATAATAGATACATAAGGTATTTTTTGGCTGTATATAAGCAACTATGAGTTGCTTGTTTCTGAACTTCATGtaacatgagaaaaataaattcctaACTGGTTTAAATCACTCATGTGGGAACACTCTGTTACAGTGGATTTCAGTCTTAACTGATGCATCTCATATATGGTCAAGCTTTAAGAATCCTTCAAGGGAGAGGGAGCATATGTattcttatggctgattcatgttgttgtatggcagaaaccaacacaatattgtaaagcagttcttctccaattaaaaaaaatttttttaatccttcaaGTATAGTTAAAAACAATGTGTATTCTGTAATTGTTGAgtataggtcagttttcattccagtcccaaagaaaggcgatgccaaagaatgctcaaaactaccacacagttgcactcatctcacatgctaacaagttcagttcagttcagtcactcaagttgtgtccgactcgtttttgagtaatgctcaaaattctccaagtcaggcttcaacagtacgtgaactgggaacttccaggtgatcaagctggatttagaaaaggcagaggaaccagagatcaaattgctgacaccCATTGCACCatcaaagcaagagagttcaagaaaaaacatctcctttattgactatgccagtgcctttgactgtatggatcacaacagactggaaaattcttagagatgggaataccagaccaccttatctgcctcctgagaaatctgtttgcaggtcaagaagcaacagttagaactagacatgaaacaacagactggttccaaattgggaaaggagtatgtcaaggctgtatattgtcaccctgcttgtttaactta contains:
- the LOC138086078 gene encoding LOW QUALITY PROTEIN: zinc finger protein 177-like (The sequence of the model RefSeq protein was modified relative to this genomic sequence to represent the inferred CDS: inserted 2 bases in 1 codon; deleted 3 bases in 2 codons), with the translated sequence MVFLGLHAQNPAKPGGRHTKERTAAGFLTTWSQDLVTFKEVSVDFSQEEWALLAPAQKIVYRDVMLENFRNLALVGYHLCKHSPITEVAQEELRPEERGILQNACTDGVTQLESKDVILMQNVPGEKTANGIKMAPTHPGENPLECNHCRKFFRKNYHLIRTRYCKGEKCYKYKEYGKDFGYPSTLRSHLSTHIGEKIVEFSDCGKTFNQESSLRKHCRTLTREKSECNQHLMSFKLHFSFSVHEQIPAEEKLHECSDCGKRSSHSVHKKNCTVKESSKCNGHGKVFPGPLSLQICMRPHTGEKAYECRDCGKAFVFQSSLKKHVRSHTGEKPYECNHCRKSFSQSSHLNVHKRIHTGEKPFDCKECGKAFTVLSSLQKHMRTHTGEKPYECSDCGKAFIDQSSLKKHTRSHTGEKPYECNHCGKSFSTSSYLTVHKRAHTGEKTYACKECGKAFRNSCCLRVHMRTHXGEKPYKCIQCGKAFSTSTNLIMHKRIHTGQKLCE